A part of Capsicum annuum cultivar UCD-10X-F1 chromosome 6, UCD10Xv1.1, whole genome shotgun sequence genomic DNA contains:
- the LOC107855519 gene encoding putative late blight resistance protein homolog R1A-3, whose product MENEGERRKNFAVSFSALRKDVLNVLDFMERLKNEEGQNAVGLADQIENLKLVLAIICTYVQLSYLNLKLFEDVMSNSRQWVDALLRPILDDVDSNVGCKYYMDHVLPSLMDNIDECISSCHHSTSSATMTDEQLDFLLLNVHNLSKYFAEQIFPLEAQYEILQNVCGNVRDFHGLIMNGCIEHENVQYVLPQFQLMVERVAIFIWHDRLDGDSRLYKLAHLHMKIIPIELEVMHICCTNLKASPSAEVGSFIKQLIETSPDILREYLVHLQEHMVTVVAASTSGARNIPVMIEFLLIILIDMPKDFIHHDKLFDLLTRVGALVREVSTLIHDLVDKSRNEERTDQTKCATRDLLENIELLKEDLKNDYLKAPDPCQWCFPTRDGPLFMHLLHRQLTDLLDSNAYSISLIKEEIGVLKEDTEFISSFFMNADEGLYKDLWGHVLDRAYEAKDVIDSIIFQDNGLLHLIFSLPITIKKIKLIKEEVSNIFEKIPKNKRLNVVNSPKKPVESKSLTGGKIIVGFTEETNWLIRKLTRGPASLDVISVTGMPGSGKTTLAYKVYHDKSVCSHFDLRAWCTVDQEYNENNLLVKLLNQVTSSDLKFSEDIDVADKLRKQLYGKRYLIVLDDVWDIGTWDDLTRPFPKVVNGSRIILTTRQKKVAFHAKGNTDPLNLRLLRPEESWELLEKRAFGKESCPAELLDVGKEIAQNCKGLPLVVDLIAGVIAGREKTKSLWLEVRNNLNSFILNSEVDVMKVIELSYDHLPHHLKPCLIYLASFPKDSEVDRDELKMYWRAEGLIEQTGMKSVEEVMEVYLDNLISSSLVIAFSDIRNLPICHIHDLVHDFCLVKAREEKLFEKISSSDPSSSSDLMPRIVNIDCDKEHFGLNNFILFSSKMKRPSGKHLYFLEITGDEMEDHLSDACHLRHLRLLRVLILRSSFMRVKDSLLNEIGMLNHLRCLEIRTEVKSLPSSFSNLWNLETLLVDNKGSTLVLLPRILDLVKLRELSMDRCSFFDMDTDEPILITENSKLENLKELGTLVLSYSKETKDIFKRFPNLQELSFVLKESWDYSTERYWFPKLDFLTNLEFLNVEFESSNTNDSGPSLAKNQSWDFHFPSNLKTLVLYDFRLTSDSLSTIARLPNLEELFVLRTIIREEEWTRGEEDTFVNLKFLFLREVTFAKWEFGEESFPVLEKLQLCKCHMLEEIPTNFGDIGSLKIIELVKSPQLEDSALKIKQYVEDMTGGDTLKVEIS is encoded by the coding sequence TACGTCCAGCTTTCTTATCTCAATTTGAAGTTGTTTGAAGATGTAATGAGTAATTCAAGACAATGGGTTGACGCTCTGCTTCGACCAATTTTGGATGATGTTGACAGCAACGTCGGGTGTAAATACTACATGGATCATGTCCTTCCTAGTCTCATGGATAATATAGATGAATGTATCAGCTCATGTCATCATTCTACATCAAGTGCCACCATGACTGACGAGCAGTTGGACTTCCTCCTCCTGAATGTCCATAATCTATCCAAGTATTTTGCTGAACAGATATTTCCATTAGAGGCTCAGTATGAGATTCTTCAGAATGTATGTGGCAACGTGAGAGATTTCCATGGGTTGATAATGAATGGTTGCATTGAGCACGAGAATGTTCAATATGTCTTGCCTCAGTTTCAACTCATGGTTGAGAGAGTTGCAATCTTCATTTGGCATGATCGACTTGATGGAGACTCTCGACTCTACAAGCTAGCACATCTACACATGAAGATCATTCCAATTGAACTGGAGGTGATGCACATATGCTGTACAAATTTAAAAGCTTCACCATCAGCAGAAGTTGGAAGCTTCATCAAGCAGCTAATAGAAACCTCTCCAGACATTCTTAGAGAATATCTGGTTCATTTACAAGAGCACATGGTAACTGTTGTTGCCGCAAGCACTTCAGGGGCTCGAAACATTCCTGTCATGATAGAGTTCCTATTGATTATTCTCATTGATATGCCCAAGGACTTTATTCATCATGATAAATTATTTGATCTTTTGACACGTGTTGGAGCACTTGTCAGGGAGGTATCAACTCTTATTCACGACTTAGTAGATAAATCAAGGAATGAAGAGAGAACCGACCAAACAAAATGTGCAACTCGAGATTTGCTGGAAAATATTGAACTCCTCAAGGAAGATCTCAAAAATGATTATCTGAAAGCCCCGGACCCATGTCAATGGTGCTTCCCCACGAGAGATGGACCGCTCTTCATGCATCTGCTGCACAGACAGTTAACTGATTTGCTAGATTCCAATGCTTATTCAATTTCTTTGATAAAGGAAGAAATTGGAGTGTTGAAAGAAGATACAGAATTCATAAGTTCGTTCTTCATGAATGCTGATGAAGGATTGTATAAAGATCTTTGGGGACATGTTTTAGATAGGGCATACGAGGCAAAAGATGTCATTGATTCAATTATTTTTCAAGATAATGGTCTCTTACATCTTATTTTCTCACTTCCCATTACTATAAAAAAGATCAAGCTTATCAAAGAAGAAGTCTCCAATATATTTGAGAAGATTCCCAAGAACAAGAGACTCAATGTTGTAAACTCTCCCAAGAAGCCAGTTGAAAGCAAGTCATTGACGGGTGGTAAAATAATTGTAGGCTTTACGGAGGAGACAAACTGGTTAATTAGGAAACTCACCAGGGGACCAGCAAGTCTAGATGTCATTTCAGTCACTGGTATGCCGGGTTCGGGCAAAACTACTTTGGCGTACAAAGTATACCATGATAAGTCAGTTTGTAGTCATTTCGATCTTCGTGCATGGTGCACAGTCGACCAAGAATATAATGAGAATAATTTACTGGTGAAACTTTTAAATCAAGTTACTAGCTCGGATTTGAAGTTCAGTGAGGATATTGATGTTGCCGATAAGCTACGAAAACAACTGTATGGAAAGAGGTACCTAATTGTGTTAGATGATGTGTGGGATATTGGCACGTGGGATGATCTAACACGACCTTTCCCTAAAGTTGTGAACGGAAGTAGAATTATTTTGACAACTCGGCAAAAGAAAGTGGCTTTTCATGCAAAGGGCAACACTGACCCTCTTAACCTTCGATTGCTAAGACCAGAGGAAAGTTGGGAGTTATTAGAGAAAAGGGCATTTGGAAAAGAGAGTTGCCCTGCTGAACTATTGGATGTTGGAAAAGAAATAGCCCAAAATTGTAAGGGACTACCTTTGGTTGTTGATTTGATTGCTGGAGTCATTGCAGGGAGGGAAAAGACAAAGTCTTTGTGGCTTGAAGTTCGAAATAATTTGAATTCCTTTATTTTGAACAGTGAAGTGGATGTGATGAAGGTTATAGAATTAAGTTATGACCATTTACCTCATCACCTGAAGCCATGCTTAATTTACCTTGCATCTTTTCCAAAGGACAGTGAAGTGGATAGAGATGAGTTGAAAATGTATTGGCGTGCCGAAGGACTTATAGAACAGACAGGGATGAAGAGTGTGGAAGAAGTGATGGAGGTTTATTTGGATAATTTAATTTCCAGTAGCTTGGTAATTGCTTTCAGTGACATACGTAATCTCCCGATTTGCCACATTCACGATCTTGTGCACGACTTCTGTTTGGTAAAAGCAAGAGAGGAAAAGTTGTTCGAGAAGATAAGTTCCAGTgatccatcttcttcttcagaTTTGATGCCACGTATAGTGAACATTGATTGTGATAAGGAGCACTTTGGGCTTAACAATTTCATCCTGTTTAGTTCAAAAATGAAAAGGCCTTCTGGTAAACACCTCTATTTTTTGGAGATAACTGGAGACGAGATGGAAGATCATCTTTCTGATGCATGTCACCTAAGACACTTGAGGCTTCTTAGAGTGTTGATCCTGCGAAGCTCTTTTATGAGGGTGAAAGATTCATTGTTGAATGAAATAGGCATGTTAAATCATTTGAGATGCTTAGAGATTAGGACAGAAGTTAAATCTCTGCCTTCATCTTTCTCAAACCTTTGGAATCTAGAAACCCTATTGGTTGATAACAAAGGATCAACCTTGGTACTATTACCAAGAATTTTGGATCTTGTAAAGTTGAGAGAGCTGTCCATGGATCGTTGTTCTTTCTTTGATATGGATACAGATGAACCAATACTCATAACAGAgaactcaaagttagagaactTGAAAGAATTAGGGACACTCGTGCTTTCCTATTCGAAAGAAACAAAGGATATTTTCAAAAGGTTTCCCAATCTTCAAGAGCTTTCATTCGTTCTcaaggaatcatgggattattCAACAGAGAGATATTGGTTCCCAAAATTGGATTTCCTAACTAATCTAGAATTTCTTAATGTAGAATTTGAAAGTTCAAACACAAATGATAGTGGGCCCTCTCTAGCGAAAAATCAGTCGTGGGATTTTCACTTCCCTTCCAATTTGAAAACATTGGTGTTGTATGACTTTCGTCTGACATCCGATTCACTATCAACAATAGCGAGACTGCCCAACCTAGAAGAGTTGTTCGTTCTTAGAACAATCATCCGGGAGGAAGAATGGACAAGGGGGGAGGAAGACACATTTGTGaatctcaaatttttgtttttgcgAGAAGTGACTTTTGCTAAGTGGGAGTTCGGAGAGGAATCCTTTCCCGTGCTTGAGAAATTACAACTGTGCAAATGTCATATGCTTGAGGAGATTCCGACTAATTTTGGGGATATTGGTTCATTAAAAATTATCGAACTTGTAAAAAGCCCTCAACTTGAGGATTCAGCTCTGAAGATTAAACAATACGTTGAAGATATGACAGGAGGGGACACGCTTAAGGTCGAAATATCTTGA